The following proteins come from a genomic window of Rhodoligotrophos sp. CJ14:
- a CDS encoding DUF1328 domain-containing protein, whose protein sequence is MLKWALIFFVVSLIAGALGFSGVATAAGSIAKILFVVFLIVCLVFLILAFVAGEILL, encoded by the coding sequence ATGCTGAAATGGGCACTTATCTTTTTTGTCGTATCCCTTATTGCGGGTGCTCTCGGATTCTCCGGAGTCGCCACGGCCGCCGGGTCTATCGCGAAAATATTGTTCGTCGTTTTCCTTATCGTCTGCTTGGTCTTCCTGATTCTCGCCTTTGTCGCAGGTGAGATCCTGCTATGA